The following proteins come from a genomic window of Canis aureus isolate CA01 chromosome 3, VMU_Caureus_v.1.0, whole genome shotgun sequence:
- the TAGLN gene encoding transgelin, with translation MANKGPSYGMSREVQSKIEKKYDEELEERLVEWIVMQCGSDVGRPDRGRLGFQVWLKNGVILSKLVNSLYPDGSKPVKVPENPPSMVFKQMEQVAQFLKAAEDYGVTKTDMFQTVDLYEGKDLAAVQRTLMALGSLAVTKNDGHYRGDPNWFMKKAQEHKREFTESQLQEGKHVIGLQMGSNRGASQAGMTGYGRPRQIIS, from the exons ATGGCCAACAAGGGTCCTTCCTATGGCATGAGCCGCGAAGTACAATCCAAAATTGAGAAGAAGTATGACGAGGAGCTGGAGGAGCGGCTGGTGGAGTGGATCGTCATGCAGTGCGGCTCCGACGTGGGTCGCCCGGACCGTGGGCGCCTGGGCTTCCAGGTCTGGCTGAAGAACGGCGTG ATTCTGAGCAAGCTGGTCAACAGCCTGTATCCGGACGGCTCCAAGCCGGTGAAGGTCCCCGAGAACCCTCCGTCCATGGTCTTCAAGCAGATGGAGCAGGTGGCTCAGTTCCTGAAGGCAGCGGAGGACTACGGGGTCACCAAGACGGACATGTTCCAGACCGTCGACCTCTATGAAG GCAAAGACTTGGCGGCCGTGCAGAGGACCCTGATGGCCCTGGGCAGCTTGGCGGTGACCAAGAATGATGGGCACTACCGTGGAGACCCCAACTGGTTTATGAA GAAAGCCCAGGAGCATAAGAGGGAATTCACGGAGAGCCAGCTGCAGGAGGGAAAGCATGTCATTGGCCTACAGATGGGCAGCAACAGGGGGGCCTCCCAGGCTGGCATGACGGGCTACGGACGACCCCGGCAGATCATCAGTTAG